Proteins from one Impatiens glandulifera chromosome 2, dImpGla2.1, whole genome shotgun sequence genomic window:
- the LOC124927050 gene encoding uncharacterized protein C594.04c has translation MKNAIVSILVLFPSILFYLSFLRHHNAATLAGDGSLSPFWSWCVDHPVLLTNLIFFFNVDILFWIIGLVRSNHSMISLYWSIIPVLLSHYYATHPLGMGSYNLLRSRVVTVLTWIWSIRILHNYLRKSSEQLGAREDWRFTDMGHQYGSSWWWASFFSIYVSQQVLLLGTCMPLYVVHSIDKPLNLWDFAAVTICIFGIVMAYVADTELHQFMAKNRSLKNEGKPVVPVLDKGLWGYSRHPNYLGEQIWWYGLALFAVGLGFGLKAFIGPILNSLCLAYVTMLVEDRMVKQEHRAEAYSLYKKRTPVWIPMIQSCLEPKIKPKEEKEN, from the exons ATGAAGAACGCGATTGTATCCATTCTTGTTCTATTTCCTTCCATTCTATTCTACCTCTCATTCCTTCGCCATCACAATGCTGCCACTTTAGCCGGTGACGGTTCCCTTTCTCCATTTTGGAGTTGGTGTGTCGATCATCCTGTTCTCTTAACCaatctcattttctttttcaatgtGGATATTTTATTCTGGATTATTGGTCTCGTGAGATCAAACCATTCG ATGATAAGCTTGTATTGGTCCATCATACCAGTGTTGCTTTCACACTACTATGCAACTCACCCACTCGGAATGGGAAGTTACAACCTCTTGAGATCGAGGGTTGTAACCGTGTTGACATGGATATGGTCTATTAGGATTCTTCATAACTACCTTCGAAAATCAAGCGAACAGTTAGGCGCGAGGGAAGATTGGAGGTTCACTGATATGGGCCACCAATATGGCTCATCTTGGTGGTGGGCTTCATTCTTCTCTATTTATGTTTCCCAACAG GTACTTTTATTGGGAACGTGCATGCCATTGTATGTGGTTCACTCGATCGACAAACCGTTGAATCTCTGGGATTTTGCAGCTGTAACCATTTGTATCTTTGGCATTGTCATGGCTTATGTTGCTGACACTGAGTTACACCAATTTATGGCAAAAAATAGGAGCCTGAAAAATGAAGGAAAACCGGTGGTGCCGGTTCTTGACAAGGGTCTATGGGGATACTCTAGGCACCCTAACTATTTGGGAGAGCAGATTTGGTGGTATGGACTGGCCCTTTTCGCAGTGGGCCTGGGCTTTGGATTGAAGGCCTTTATTGGGCCGATATTGAACAGCCTTTGCTTGGCTTATGTGACAATGCTTGTGGAAGATAGGATGGTGAAGCAAGAGCATAGGGCTGAGGCTTATAGTTTGTATAAGAAGAGAACACCAGTTTGGATTCCTATGATCCAGTCTTGTCTTGAGCCCAAGATAAAGCCCAAGGAGgaaaaagaaaactaa